In the Apteryx mantelli isolate bAptMan1 chromosome 1, bAptMan1.hap1, whole genome shotgun sequence genome, one interval contains:
- the LOC136991022 gene encoding olfactory receptor 52I2-like, which produces MASDRFHCPNSSSSSFILVGVPGLEAFHTWLGILFCSWYIVTLVGNGVVLLAIGLDNSLRSPMHCFLGMLAVIDLVMVTSTVPKMLSIFWLNSTETGYVACFVQMFLVHSTTAEESGVLLAMAFDRYVAICHPLKYETVLNRQTMVQIGLAILGRALLFMAPLTWMVTHLSYCRSCVVPHSYCEHVAVAKLACGDHRPSSLYSMAGSSLVVGMDMAFIAVSYGMIIKAAVEKKSCRKAFSTCGCHICVMLLYYIPGMVSIYIQAFDSSVAAWAQVLLADLYLTLPTMLNPIIYSMRTKQIRQAVLKVVFSRKVHA; this is translated from the coding sequence ATGGCTTCAGACCGCTTCCACTGCCCCAACAGCAGCTCTTCCTCTTTCATCCTGGTGGGTGTTCCTGGCCTGGAAGCTTTCCACACCTGGCTGGGCATCCTTTTCTGTTCATGGTATATCGTGACCTTGGTAGGAAATGGTGTGGTTTTGCTTGCCATTGGGCTGGATAACTCCCTGCGTAGCCCCATGCATTGCTTCCTGGGCATGCTAGCAGTCATCGATTTGGTGATGGTGACGTCCACTGTCCCCAAGATGCTGAGCATATTCTGGCTGAACTCTACCGAGACTGGTTACGTGGCCTGTTTTGTTCAGATGTTCCTTGTTCACTCCACAACAGCGGAGGAGTCGGGAGTGCTCCTGGCCATGGcctttgaccgctacgttgcaATCTGTCACCCTCTCAAGTACGAAACTGTCTTGAATCGCCAGACAATGGTCCAAATAGGCCTGGCCATTTTGGGGAGAGCTCTCCTCTTCATGGCTCCCTTGACATGGATGGTGACACATTTGTCTTACTGCCGTTCCTGTGTGGTTCCCCATTCGTACTGCGAGCATGTGGCCGTGGCAAAGCTGGCATGTGGAGACCACAGGCCCAGCAGCCTTTATAGCATGGCTGGATCTTCTCTTGTAGTAGGGATGGACATGGctttcattgctgtgtcttatggGATGATCATTAAAGCTGCCGTGGAAAAGAAATCATGCAGGAAGGCCTTCAGCACCTGTGGGTGTCATATCTGCGTGATGCTGCTGTATTACATCCCTGGAATGGTCTCCATATATATACAGGCTTTTGACAGCAGTGTAGCTGCATGGGCACAGGTTCTCCTGGCCGATCTCTACCTGACCCTCCCCACCATGCTGAACCCCATCATTTACAGCATGAGAACCAAGCAGATCCGTCAGGCAGTGCTGAAAGTGGTGTTTTCCAGGAAGGTTCACGCCTGA